GTACTCAAGTACGTGAGCATCAAAATCCCGGCGCTGACGCATTCAGGGCGTAAAAGTCGGGTTTGCGTAAATCAGCCTGACAGGCTCACCCACCCCGCCACCAAACTCTTCCCGCCTTTTCTTACCCTCCCAGCCCTTCCCTGTGCCGCAGGGCTACACCTGCGGCTTACGGCTTAAAATCAACGACATATAGGGCGGTGTCTCGCCCGCTGCACAAGCTCCGCCAAGTCCCTGACAGACCTTCTCCGCAGGCTGCTCCACATGACTCGCCAGCACGCACGACTCCAGCCTGTTGGTTGCGCCCAAGGCTTCCGCAATGGCGGGCAAATTTCGATAGGCCTTGAGAATAACAGCCGTATCACTCTGCTGGAGGGAATCCTCCAGACTCTCCCGGCTGTTGATGCCCGGTATGATGCGCAGGGTCTCGCCGTTTTCGCACAAAACGGTGCGGGTGCGGGCAGCTGCCGCCTGAAAAGACGTGATGCCGGGAATAACCTCCACCGCCAGATGCGGCGCGCATTCGCCAAGGGTACGCATGAGATAGCCAAACGTGCTGTACACCAGCGGATCGCCAATGGTCAGAAAGGCGGCGCTCTGGCCGCATTCCAGCACGTCCTTGGTAGTTTGAGCAGCTACGCGCCATGCCTCGCGCAGCATGGAGCGGTCGCGCGTCATGGGAAATTCCAGCCGCAATACGCGCACATCAGCCCGCAGGTGCGGACGCGCCGTGTCCAGCGCCGCAGAAAAGTCATTGCGGGGCGAGGCTGCCGCAAGGATAACATCCACCTCGCCCAACACCCTGACTGCCCGCAGGGTCAAAAGATCGGGCGCGCCAGGGCCGACGCCCACGCCGTAGAGAATTCCGTTCATTACCTGCTCTCTTTACAATACTCTGAAATATTTATGGGATTAGCGGTGCAGCCAGTTTTCCAGCTCTTCCGCCGCATCCAGGGCGCGAGGGCCGGGGCGGGCAAACCGCTCTTCGTCAACTATTAGTACGCGGCCAGCGCGCTGAGCGCGCAAATCCCTGTAATGATCGCGCTCGGCCAGAGGCGTTGGTTCAGGATTCATGGGACCTTTCTGAATAATGTACGCATCCGGGTCTGCCGCAATCAGGGATTCCTCGCTGTAGCGCACCAGTTTTTTACCGTCGCTCACCACGTTTTCGCCCCCCGCAAGGGCCAGTATCTCGCTACTGATGCCACCGCGTCCGGCAGCCAGCAGATTGGGATAACGCACCTCGTAAAAGACGCGCGCCACGGGCTTGCCAGCATTGCGGCTGCGCAATGCCTGCACACGGCTCTTCCAGCCGTTTACGATGGTTTGGGCCTTATCCTCGCGCCCGGCAAGCCGCCCCAGAATTTCCGTCACCTCAAACAGCCGCTCAAAGGAATTTACTTCAAATGTCAGTACGTTCAGCCCCAAAGAACGCAGATTCTCGGTCTGGGTCTGGGCTTCGCTGCGGCCTTCAAGCTGCAAGACCACATCCGGCTGCTGCGCCAGCACAAGCTCGGCATTGGGGCGCATGTGCGTGCCAATGGCAGGCAGGGCCGCAAGCTCCGGCAGATTGCCGTCGGCAGCGGTGCGCGCCACCAGCAGGTCGCCAGCGCCCAGAGCCAGAAAAATCTCGTTAAACGCACCGTACAGGGCGATCACCCTTTTGACGGGTTGGGCAAAGGTTACTGTTGCGCCCGTGTCGTCCGTGATGACAATAGGGACGGAATCACGGCGTTCGCTGTTTTCAGAGTTGGCCGCCTGCGCTCCTGCCGGGAACATAACCAGACGGAGCATCAGGCTCAGCAGCATCAGCAGCATCAGCAGCATCAGCAGGGGCAGCCGGGCTAGCAGTTTTTTCCCCGCTCCACGGGCCTTTTGCGCTGGCAAGCAGGGCCTGAGGCAGTCCCCACCGGGGGTGGGGCAACACGCAGATGGGTATGTTGTAGAGCGCACCAAGATTCTCCTCGGTAAAAACATTTGCTACCGGCCCGTCAAAAACCAGATTTCCATCCCGCAGCCCCATGAGGCGCGTGGCATACAGAGCCGCCAGATTGCAGTCGTGCACGGCCATGAGCACGCAGGCTCCTGCGGCGCGGCGGCGCTCAAGCAGGTCGAACAGATCGACCATGCGCGCCCAGTCCAGCCCTGCGGCCAGCTCGTCCAGCAGCAGGAGCGGACTTTCCTGCGCAAGGGCGCGGGCCAGCAAAACCCGTTGCAACTCGCCGCCCGAAAGTTCTGTGAGCCTGCGGTGCGCCAGCGGCGCGGCCCCGGTTTCTTCAAGCGCCCGGTCTGCTGCGGCATAATCTTCCCGCCCATAAGCTCCAAGCCACGAAAGGTGGGCAAAACGCCCGAGCAGCACCATCTGCCGCGCGGTAAGGCCCTGCGGCAACTGCCCTCGCTGCGGCACCACGGCCACCATGCGGGCGCGCTCGCGCGGCTTCAATGTTGCCAGCGGACGGCCCTGAATCTCAATGGCGCCAGCCTGCGGCGTCAGCACCCCCGAAAGGGTGCGCAGCAGCGTTGTTTTACCGCTGCCGTTGGGGCCAAGCAGGGCGGCGCACTCCCCGGCGTGCAGGGTAAAGCCCGCGTCCCGCAGCACGCTCTGCCCGCCGTATCCGGCGCGCACCCCGGCAATACGCAGCACAGGCGGTGCAGTGCGCCCCTCATGACGAATATCTTGGTCAGGCCGCAGCATCAGCGCCTCCGCACCAGCAGGGCGAAAAATGGCCCGCCAAGCAAGGCCGTGACCACGCCCACGGGCAATTCCTGCCCGCCGGAAAGCACGCAACGGGCCAGCACATCCGCCCAGACC
This portion of the Desulfovibrio desulfuricans genome encodes:
- the cobI gene encoding precorrin-2 C(20)-methyltransferase, coding for MNGILYGVGVGPGAPDLLTLRAVRVLGEVDVILAAASPRNDFSAALDTARPHLRADVRVLRLEFPMTRDRSMLREAWRVAAQTTKDVLECGQSAAFLTIGDPLVYSTFGYLMRTLGECAPHLAVEVIPGITSFQAAAARTRTVLCENGETLRIIPGINSRESLEDSLQQSDTAVILKAYRNLPAIAEALGATNRLESCVLASHVEQPAEKVCQGLGGACAAGETPPYMSLILSRKPQV
- a CDS encoding ABC transporter substrate-binding protein → MLRLVMFPAGAQAANSENSERRDSVPIVITDDTGATVTFAQPVKRVIALYGAFNEIFLALGAGDLLVARTAADGNLPELAALPAIGTHMRPNAELVLAQQPDVVLQLEGRSEAQTQTENLRSLGLNVLTFEVNSFERLFEVTEILGRLAGREDKAQTIVNGWKSRVQALRSRNAGKPVARVFYEVRYPNLLAAGRGGISSEILALAGGENVVSDGKKLVRYSEESLIAADPDAYIIQKGPMNPEPTPLAERDHYRDLRAQRAGRVLIVDEERFARPGPRALDAAEELENWLHR
- a CDS encoding ABC transporter ATP-binding protein; this encodes MLRPDQDIRHEGRTAPPVLRIAGVRAGYGGQSVLRDAGFTLHAGECAALLGPNGSGKTTLLRTLSGVLTPQAGAIEIQGRPLATLKPRERARMVAVVPQRGQLPQGLTARQMVLLGRFAHLSWLGAYGREDYAAADRALEETGAAPLAHRRLTELSGGELQRVLLARALAQESPLLLLDELAAGLDWARMVDLFDLLERRRAAGACVLMAVHDCNLAALYATRLMGLRDGNLVFDGPVANVFTEENLGALYNIPICVLPHPRWGLPQALLASAKGPWSGEKTASPAAPADAADAADAAEPDAPSGYVPGRSAGGQL